The sequence CCTCATGCCGTCACGTCGCTGGATTCGTGCTGCGCTCGGTCTGAGCCTCTTCCTCGCCGGCTCGGCCTGTACCGACTCGCAACCCCCACCAACCCGCGGCGGCTCCATCCGCGTTGAAGGCGAGGAACCCGGCTCGCTCGACCCCGCGCACGCCGAAGACGCATCCGAGACCCGGATCGTGCGGAATCTGTTCCGCGGGTTGGTTCGGTTCGACGAGCACCGGGGTTCGCTTCAGCGCGCGTCGGCTTCCGAGTGGGAGATCAGCTCGGACGCCGTCACGTTCGTCTTCTACCTCCGGCGCGACAACAAGTTCTCGAACGGCGAGCCGGTGCGCGCGGAGAACTTCGTCCGCGCCTTCGAGCGTGCCACCGCTCCGGCGGAATCATCGCCGGTGGCGCCGCTGTTCTCAGAGATCCTCGGGTACCGCGAACGGCACATAACCGGGGCCTCGCCGGACCTGGCCGGCGTGGACGCGCTCGACGAGTACACGCTCCGGATCAGGCTCTCCGCCCCCGACGCCGAGTTCATCAGCAAGCTGGCGCATCCCGCCTTCTCACCGGTTCCCTCGGACGCAACGATGCTCTCGCGGCAGCCCACGTGGGCCGAAGCCCCGATCGGCAACGGTCCCTGGCAGCTGAAGGAGCCGTGGAAGCACAACGAGTCGATCGTTCTCGAGCCGAACCCGATGTACACCGGCCCGGACAAGCCCAACCTCTCGGAGGCGGTTTTCGTGTTGCTGGACGACGTCAACGTCTCCTACGAGCAGTGGCTCGCCGGCAACGTCGACTGGACGAGCATCCCCGCCGAGCGGATGAACGAGGTCCGTTCGCAGAACCCCGATCAGACGGTTACCGGCGTGACGCCCCGATTGGTGTTCCTCGCGGCGCTTGGGACGCCGCCGACGAACGTCAAGGAGTTCCGGCACGCGCTCTCCCTGGCGATCGATCGGCCGACGATCGCGCGAAGCGACACCTGGGGCGGGCTGGCCGCCTCCGCAACCGGCGTGATCCCGCCGGGCGTTCCGGGTTACCAGCGGCCGAACAACGAAGGGATCGGGGCGTGTCCATCGTGCCGGTTCGACCTCGCCGAGGCACGCAGGATCTTGACGGTTTCCAAGGTTCGGTTGCCGAAGACGCTCGAACTGAACTTCACGCCGGTCGGCAATCAGAGCCGCTGGGTGGACGCGATCGCGCGCAGCTGGAAGCAGAACCTCGGGATCACTAGTCAGACGACGAGCATCCGGCCGTTCAGCGACTACGTCGACGTGCTGCACAAGGCACAGCTGAGTGGATTCGCCGCGTTCGAGATCGCGATGACCATGTCCTCCCCGGACTCGCTGCTCTACACGCTGTTCCACAGCTCATCCGTCGGACAGCTCAACCTCGGTCGCTACAAGAGCGCCGATGCCGACCGGCTGCTCGCCGCCGCACGCGGCGAGCGGGACACCGCTGCCCGCATCGAGCTGTACCAGCAGGCTGAGGCCCGGATCCTTCAGGATCTGCCGATCATCCCTTTGTGGTGGCTGACCGAGATCCGACTGGCCCGTCTCTCCAAGTTCGATGGGCTCGAGATGGACCTGTACGGAGATCCGACCATCACGACCGCGTTCCTGAAGCCATCCGAGTAGGCCTTCCTCGATGATGCGCGCGCGCTTCCTCCTGGTGCTCGCGCTCGCGTTCGGGGCGGCATCGTGCACTCAGGACGGCTCGAACCCGCCGGAGCCCGGCGGCGTCCAGACGCCTCCACGATCCGGCGGGACGCTCCGGGTGCTCCTGGCGGAGGACGTCGACGCGCTCGATCCCCAGCGCGCGGCGCACCCGGCCGCCTGGGGGCTGCTGCGTGCGATGCATCGTGGTCTCATGGCGTTCCCCGCCGAAGCGGCGCCGGGGGGCTCGCGTCCGGTGCCCGACCTGGCCGAAAGCGCGCCGGCCGTCTCGCCCGACGGGCTCCGCTACGAATTCAAGCTCCGGGAGGGCTCGGCGTTCGGCGCGCCGGCCGCGCGGCCGATCGTCGCCGCCGACGTGAAAGCCGGGCTCGAGCGCGCGATCTCCGCAGGGTCGCCGATCGCCGGCTATCTCCGCGTGATCGCGGGGGCGGACGCGTTCGCGGCCAGACGTGCGACCGGAATCTCGGGGGTGACGACGCCGGACGCTCGAACCGTGGTGATCACGCTTGCGCGACCGGTCAACGACCTGCTGTGGCTGCTGGCAACGCCCGCCGCGAGCGCGGTTCCGCCCGGACTTCCGCCGGTTACGGCGCCCGACAAGATCTCGGCTTCCGGGCCGTACCAGCTCGACGAGGGCGGCTACAAAGCCGAGCGGAGCATCACCCTGGTGCGGAACATTTCCTGGAACAAGGACTCCGATCCGGTGCGCGCGGCTTGGGTCGACGGCATCTCGGTCGAGATCGGTGTCTCGCCGGACGAGATCCAGAAGCGTCTGCTCGCCGGGCAAGCCGATCTTTCCGGCGACGTTGGACCGGGGGCGGTTCCGGGGGTTCCGGCGGAGCGCCTCGTGCGGGCGCCCAGCGGCTGTCTTCGCTACCTCTTCATGAATGTTCGGGTCGCGCCCTTCACGCGGCCCGTCCGTGTGGCGGTGGCGGCCGCGCTGCCTCGCGCGACGATCGCCGCCTCCTACGCGGGCTCGGCGGTGGCGGCCGGGGCGATCCTGCCTCCAACGGTGGACGGACACGATCCGGGACGGGTCGCGCCCTCGCCCGACCCTGCCGCCGCGAAGTCGGCGCTCGCCGCGGCGGGCCGGCCGAACGGATTCGCGACCCGGCTCGTCGTCGGTGATCAGTTCATCGATCGGGCGCACGCGGCGGCCGTGCGCGCGGCGCTCGCGGCCGCCGGCGTTCGGGTAGACATCCGGACGATCCCGATCGCCAGCCTCTACGAGGATCAGTACGAGGTTCCGTCTGCTCGGGTGCCGATGGGCATCGCGACGTGGTGCGCGGACTGGCCGGGCCTCGGCGGGCGGGGCGCGCTCGCGCCGCTCGTCGACGGACGGACGATCGCCGGACGTGGGAACACCAACTATTCGGGCATCGCAGATCCGAGCCTGCACGCGCTGCTGGACGCCGCTGCTGCGGAGCGGGATCCGACGGTCGCGGCCGAGCGGTGGCGGGCGGCAGACGACGAGGCGCAGCGGCAGGCGACGGTGGTGCCGCTCGCGTTCCCGTCCGAAGCTTCGCTCCTCGGGGCCGACGTCCGCGGCTTCGTTCCACACCCGTATTTCCTGCGTGGAGACCTGACGGCGGTGTGGCTCGACCGGCCCTGAGGGGCTGCCGCGACTTCCGAGGTCCTCCGGTAGACTGTGCCGAACCTACTGAGAAAGGACCGCTTGTGACGCCCGTTATCCTCGTCATCCAGATCGCATCCGCCGTCCTACTGATCCTTTTCATCCTGCTGCACGCCGGCCGCGGCGGCGGTCTCTCCGAGATGTTCGGCGGCGGCATGTCGGGGTCGGGAGGGTCGACGGTTGTTGAGAAGAACCTTGACCGCATCACCGTCATCACGGCGGTCGTCTTCATCGTCACCACCATCGCGCTCCATTTCCGTATCCGGTAGCGCGATGCTCCGGCGCCGCGGGGCGCTGCTGGCCTCGGGACTGGCGTTCGCGCTCGCCCTGACCGCATGCGACAACGCTCCTCCGACCTCCGACGATCCCGTGCCGGGCGGCGAGCTGCGCGTCGCCGTTCGCGATCTCGGGAGCCTCGACTCTGCCACGGCGGCGGGTCGCGGCGCGTTGCTCGTCCTCTCGCAGCTGTTCGATCCGCTGACCACCGTGGATCCCAAGACCGGCTCCGCCGGCCCGGCCGCCGCCAGCGCGTGGACCACCGCACCCGACGGTTTGTCGGTCACGTTCACCATCGCGCCGGCCAAGTTCCACGACGGTACGCCGGTCACCCCGGCCGACTTCAAGGCGGCGTTCGATCGCATCACCCGCAAGGCGACCAACTCCGACGTCGCGTTCCAGTTCGAGGCGGTGAAGGGGTTCCATCAGGTCAAGATCGCGGGGACGGCGCAGACGCTCGCGGGCGTAGTGGCCGGGCCGACGACGCTGAAGTTCTTGCTCGATCGGCCGTTCCAGGAGCTTCCGCTCTACCTCGCACACCCGGCGCTCGGCCCGCTGTCGAAGTCGATGGCCGCCAACCCCGCCGCGATGCAGACACATCCCATCGGCAACGGCGCCTTCAAGATGGCTGCCGATCGGAGCAGCGATTCGATCATGCTCCAGCGATACGACGACCACGCGGGATCGACGGCGCTTCTCGAGCGGATCCAGGTTCGGCTGGTCGCCGACGGCGATCAGGGCTGGCGCGACTTCCTCGCCGGTCGCACCGACGTCGCCGAGGTTCCCGCCGAGGCGATCGCGGGCTCGCAGGCTCGTGCGGGACGGTCGGGCTTCGGGCCGTTCTGGGCGGCGCTCTACTACGGCATGAATCTGAAGAACCCGAACTTCGCCAAGGCGGAGGTCCGCAAGGCGCTCTCGCTCGCGATCGACCGCAAGCAGATCGCCGAGGTGGTCTACGGCGGCACCAAGGAAGAAGCGAGCGGCATCATCCCGCGCGGCATCCGTGGATTCTCCGACGATGCGTGCGCGGATTGCGTCCGCGATACGGAGCGTGCGCGGTCGCTCATCGCGGCAGCCTTCGGCGGCAGGCCGCCGGAGATGATCATCGATCACCTGAACGCCTCGCCTTCGGCCGAAGTCGCGCAAGCCATCGCCGGCGATCTTCAGGAGGTGGGGCTCAAGGTCGCGCTGCGGGCACACAACTCCACCGACTACCTGAAGCTCCTCCAAGCCGGCGGTCATCAGATCGCCGAGCTCGGCTGGCTCGCCGAAGTCCCGAGCCCCGACGGGTTCCTCGCACAGCAGTTGCGAACCGGCTCGCCGAACAACCACACGGGGTTCGCCGACGGCACCTTCGACACCTACATCGATCGAGCGCGTGCCGCGGCGAACGAAACGGATCGTCTCGTGGCGTACTCGGCCGCCGAGAAGCGAGCGTTCGAGCTGATGCCGATGATCCCTATCGTCTTCTTCCGCAACCATGTCGGCGTCGCGTCCAGGGTCCGCGGGCTGCGGATCGACGGGGCCGGGATCTTCGATGCGACCGGCATCTGGATCGCCGCCTCTTAGCCGGCTCCTCCCGCGCATCGCCGCGGCGGTCTGCTTGGCGTTTGCGCTGGCGGCGTGCCCGTCGAGCGATGGGCCCGGGCCGAAAGGGAACGGGACCGGCGGGACCCCCGAGCCCACGCGTGGGGGAGAGCTGGTCGTCGCCTACCCGAACGAGCCGCCGACGCTGAACCCGTTCGTCACCGGCGGCGACTCGGCCGCGACGCGCGACCTCGTCAGGCCGCTCATGCCTGCGCTGTACCGGCTCGGGCCCGACGGGACCCGGGAGCCGTGGCTGCTCACGGCCGAGCCGGAGGGCGCCGACGTCGGCGGCACGCCGTTCAGCGTTCGCGTGAGGCTGCGCGAGGACGCCGTCTGGTCGGATGGCCGGTTGATCACGGCGGACGACCTGCGGTTCACATGGCAGGCCGCGATCAAGAGCCCCAAGATCGCATCGCGTGACGGCTACGACCGGCTTGCCGACGTGGTTGTCGAGGCACCCAAGACGGCGCGCCTCGTCTTCCGCGAGCCGTTCGCGCGCTGGCGGGATCTCTTCTCCGCCGGGCTGGGCGTTCTGCCGGCGCATGCGCTCGGCAAGACCGACATCTCCGGAGCGCTGATCCGCTCGTGGCCGGTGTCGGGCGGGCCGTTCGTGTTCAAGTCGCGCACGGCCGGGCTGGATCTCGTCCTCGAGCGCAACCCGCGCGCCTGGGGCGACGTGCCGCTGCTCGACCGGATCCGGATCGTGTACGTGCCGGACCCGGTGACCGCGCTCCAGCTCTACGCTCGCGGCGAGGTAGACGTTCTGGGCCCGTATCCGGCGATCGAGTTCGCCCGGCGCGCCGCTGCCGCCCGGCGGGGGAGCAGCGTAACGGGGGACCGCGGTGCGACCTGGGTGGGCGTGATCCTGAATGTGAAGACGCCGGAGCTCTCGGACGTGCGGGTGCGCCGTGCGATCGCGCTCGCGTTGGACCGCGAGGCGATCGCCGAGGGCCTCGTCCGCGAGCAGGGCGCGCTGTGGGATGCGCCGTCGGCCGGCGACGCGGCCCGCATCAACGCCGCCTTCGCTCGATTCCGGCAGGACACCGTTGAGGCGGCGCGCCTGCTCGACGCCGCCGGATGGAGCGAGCCGTCGTCGGGGGGCGGGACCCGTCGCAAGGGCGGGCGGGAACTGTCGGTAACGCTCGCCGCGGCGGACGCGGGCGAGCTGGACCAGCGGATCTTGCGCGCGCTGAACACGCAGGCGTCGGGGATCGGGGTCGACCTGAACCTCGTGTCGATGGACTACGCGCGGTTGACGGGAGACTGGGCCCCGGGCCCGCGGTTCGAAGCAGGGCTGTTCGTGCTGCGAGACGCGCCGGGTGGCGGGCTCCGGGCCCGGTTCGGTATCGGCGGGCCGGAGAACGTCTCGCGGCTCTCGGACAAGGCGTTGGCCGGTCTTCTCGATGCAGCGGACCGGACCTTGGACGACGCCTCCACCGCCGTCGACGCGCCGTCGACGCGGATCGCCGATCTGGTTCCGGTGATCCCGCTCTACCAGCTCGAGGTCACGCTCGCGGCCCGGGCCGGGGTCCGCGAGGTCGAAGCCAACGCCTCGGCGGACGGCTTCCTCTGGAACGCGGCGGAGTGGTGGATCGAAGGCGCCGGGACGCCCCCGGGTTCACCGTCGCCTACCGCTACCTGAGCCGCCGGTCGGGGCGGCACCCCGCTGGTATCCTGTGCGCCGCAGCGCGCGGGCGTGCTGGAATTGGCAGACAGGCATGGTTGAGGGCCATGTGTCCGCAAGGACGTGGAGGTTCAAGTCCTCTCGCCCGCACTGACTCAGAATCGATCCGGGCAGAACTCGATCACCCGGCAGCGGCCCATAGCCGCCAATCGTCGGCCACGCCCTTGAGCGAATGTATGCCTCGGTCGGTGAAGGAGATCCCCGACCCGGCCACGAGGTCTTTGACCGTGCTCGAGACGATCACTTCGCCCGCCTTCGCCTCCCCGGCAACCCGCGAGCCGATGTGCACGGCGATGCCGCCGACGTCGTTTCCGATCAGCTCGATCTCTCCGGTGTGGATGCCCGAGCGAACCTCCACGCCGAGCTCGCGCGTCCGCGCCGCGAGCGATTGCGCACACCGCACGGCCCGAGCGGGGCCGTCGAACGTCGCCAAGACCCCGTCCCCGAGCGTCTTCACCTGCCGCCCGCGGAAGCGTTCGACCTCGGCACCCGTGAGGGCGTAATACCGCTCGAGCAGCTCGTTCCATCGGCGGTCTCCAAGGCCCGAAGCACGCTCCGTCGATCCGACGATGTCGACGAACATCACCGTGGCGAGCACGCGGTCGATGTCGGGCGCCGGCCGAGAACCCGTGACGAACTCGAGGATCTCGCCGACCGCCTCGTCGGGGTCGCCGTACCAGAACAGATGGTCCCGTCCCGTGAGCTCGACGTATTTCGCACCGGGGATACGCTCCGCGAGGTCCTTCGACAAGGCGATCGGCAAGAATATTTCGTCGCGCTGATGGAGAACAAGTGTCGGGACGCGGATGGTCGGCAGGATGTGGCGGACGTCGATGTCCCTGTTGGCATGCCAAAGGACGAGCCCTTCGCTCGGGCTGATCGACATGCGCTCGTAGCGGCCAAACCAGCGCACGAATTCCTCGTCCTTCGCTCGGCTGGGCACGACCACGGACGCGCCGAGCCCCTTTCCCCACGAGGTCTCGAGGTAGTTCTCGAAGACCTGCTCGACTTCCGGCGGCCACGAGATCGGGAAGTCGGGTGCCCATCGGAATCGCGCGCCGGACGCGTACAGGATGAGCGCCCGCGTTCTTGCCGGATAGGTTGCCGCGAACATCGCGGCGAACGTCCCCCCCTCCGACCATCCCATGACGGCTGCCTGTTCAGACCCCGCGGCGTCCATCACGGCCCGGATGTCGTCCATCCGGTCCTCGATCGAGGAGGCTCCGATCGAGCGGTCGGATAGGCCGGTTCCTCGCTTGTCGAAGAGGATGACGCGGAAATGCGGCGTGAGCTTCCTCATCATCCGCTCGAACTCGGGCTGCTCCCACACGAGCTCGATGTGGAAGATCCAGCCCGGCGCCATCACCAGATCGATCGGGCCGTCGCCCAGCACCTGATAGGCGATTGAGAGGTCGCCGCTTCGGGTGTACTGCGTCTCCGCGCGCACGCCGAAAGCCTAACAAGCGACCTGGATCGGGGCTGCCAGCGAGCCGGTCGGCGCGCGGGATCTCTACACGATGGAATCGACCACTACTCGGGCACGAACCGTCTAGCCAAAGACCTGCTGGTGGAGCCGGGAGATGCCATCAGACAGCATTTGGTTAGAGAGAACTCTCATCAAGTGCACTACCTTTGACCAGCGGAAACGGATCGAGCCGGCCACTACTCGAAAACCTCGCTCGGGAACGCGCTCGGCGGTCGGAAGGAAGATCGTCTTGCCGTCGTCGGACGCCTTATCGCGGCCGGGAAGCTCGGCCCGGCGAAGGATCGAGCGAAGCTCTACGTCCTCGACGGTTCCAGGCCGGAGAACGGCGACGACGTTTCCGCAGGTACGAAGGTTCCGGAACCGTCCGGGAACTCTCGGGAACTCTCGGAAACTGTCGCCGAACCTGTCCGAGTCGCAGGAAGACGCGGAGACGTGAGGCGGAGCGTCTCCGCGACGAAGGTTCCCAAGGTTCCGCTCCTTATAGGGGAACCTTCGCGGGAACCGATGGGCGAGGCGGCGTCGCTCGTCGTCGGGAAGCTCGGCGCGGAGATCGTCGAGTGAACGCGAGTTATCCGGCCGGGATTCCGAGTTCCTCGCAAACGGCGCGTACCTGCTGCCCAACCGCGGCCGCCCCCCCAAGGGTAAAGCGC comes from Actinomycetota bacterium and encodes:
- a CDS encoding ABC transporter substrate-binding protein, translating into MRPASGSPPLSRLLPRIAAAVCLAFALAACPSSDGPGPKGNGTGGTPEPTRGGELVVAYPNEPPTLNPFVTGGDSAATRDLVRPLMPALYRLGPDGTREPWLLTAEPEGADVGGTPFSVRVRLREDAVWSDGRLITADDLRFTWQAAIKSPKIASRDGYDRLADVVVEAPKTARLVFREPFARWRDLFSAGLGVLPAHALGKTDISGALIRSWPVSGGPFVFKSRTAGLDLVLERNPRAWGDVPLLDRIRIVYVPDPVTALQLYARGEVDVLGPYPAIEFARRAAAARRGSSVTGDRGATWVGVILNVKTPELSDVRVRRAIALALDREAIAEGLVREQGALWDAPSAGDAARINAAFARFRQDTVEAARLLDAAGWSEPSSGGGTRRKGGRELSVTLAAADAGELDQRILRALNTQASGIGVDLNLVSMDYARLTGDWAPGPRFEAGLFVLRDAPGGGLRARFGIGGPENVSRLSDKALAGLLDAADRTLDDASTAVDAPSTRIADLVPVIPLYQLEVTLAARAGVREVEANASADGFLWNAAEWWIEGAGTPPGSPSPTAT
- a CDS encoding adenylate/guanylate cyclase domain-containing protein, with product MRAETQYTRSGDLSIAYQVLGDGPIDLVMAPGWIFHIELVWEQPEFERMMRKLTPHFRVILFDKRGTGLSDRSIGASSIEDRMDDIRAVMDAAGSEQAAVMGWSEGGTFAAMFAATYPARTRALILYASGARFRWAPDFPISWPPEVEQVFENYLETSWGKGLGASVVVPSRAKDEEFVRWFGRYERMSISPSEGLVLWHANRDIDVRHILPTIRVPTLVLHQRDEIFLPIALSKDLAERIPGAKYVELTGRDHLFWYGDPDEAVGEILEFVTGSRPAPDIDRVLATVMFVDIVGSTERASGLGDRRWNELLERYYALTGAEVERFRGRQVKTLGDGVLATFDGPARAVRCAQSLAARTRELGVEVRSGIHTGEIELIGNDVGGIAVHIGSRVAGEAKAGEVIVSSTVKDLVAGSGISFTDRGIHSLKGVADDWRLWAAAG
- the secG gene encoding preprotein translocase subunit SecG; the encoded protein is MTPVILVIQIASAVLLILFILLHAGRGGGLSEMFGGGMSGSGGSTVVEKNLDRITVITAVVFIVTTIALHFRIR
- a CDS encoding ABC transporter substrate-binding protein — protein: MMRARFLLVLALAFGAASCTQDGSNPPEPGGVQTPPRSGGTLRVLLAEDVDALDPQRAAHPAAWGLLRAMHRGLMAFPAEAAPGGSRPVPDLAESAPAVSPDGLRYEFKLREGSAFGAPAARPIVAADVKAGLERAISAGSPIAGYLRVIAGADAFAARRATGISGVTTPDARTVVITLARPVNDLLWLLATPAASAVPPGLPPVTAPDKISASGPYQLDEGGYKAERSITLVRNISWNKDSDPVRAAWVDGISVEIGVSPDEIQKRLLAGQADLSGDVGPGAVPGVPAERLVRAPSGCLRYLFMNVRVAPFTRPVRVAVAAALPRATIAASYAGSAVAAGAILPPTVDGHDPGRVAPSPDPAAAKSALAAAGRPNGFATRLVVGDQFIDRAHAAAVRAALAAAGVRVDIRTIPIASLYEDQYEVPSARVPMGIATWCADWPGLGGRGALAPLVDGRTIAGRGNTNYSGIADPSLHALLDAAAAERDPTVAAERWRAADDEAQRQATVVPLAFPSEASLLGADVRGFVPHPYFLRGDLTAVWLDRP
- a CDS encoding peptide ABC transporter substrate-binding protein — encoded protein: MPSRRWIRAALGLSLFLAGSACTDSQPPPTRGGSIRVEGEEPGSLDPAHAEDASETRIVRNLFRGLVRFDEHRGSLQRASASEWEISSDAVTFVFYLRRDNKFSNGEPVRAENFVRAFERATAPAESSPVAPLFSEILGYRERHITGASPDLAGVDALDEYTLRIRLSAPDAEFISKLAHPAFSPVPSDATMLSRQPTWAEAPIGNGPWQLKEPWKHNESIVLEPNPMYTGPDKPNLSEAVFVLLDDVNVSYEQWLAGNVDWTSIPAERMNEVRSQNPDQTVTGVTPRLVFLAALGTPPTNVKEFRHALSLAIDRPTIARSDTWGGLAASATGVIPPGVPGYQRPNNEGIGACPSCRFDLAEARRILTVSKVRLPKTLELNFTPVGNQSRWVDAIARSWKQNLGITSQTTSIRPFSDYVDVLHKAQLSGFAAFEIAMTMSSPDSLLYTLFHSSSVGQLNLGRYKSADADRLLAAARGERDTAARIELYQQAEARILQDLPIIPLWWLTEIRLARLSKFDGLEMDLYGDPTITTAFLKPSE
- a CDS encoding ABC transporter substrate-binding protein, whose product is MLRRRGALLASGLAFALALTACDNAPPTSDDPVPGGELRVAVRDLGSLDSATAAGRGALLVLSQLFDPLTTVDPKTGSAGPAAASAWTTAPDGLSVTFTIAPAKFHDGTPVTPADFKAAFDRITRKATNSDVAFQFEAVKGFHQVKIAGTAQTLAGVVAGPTTLKFLLDRPFQELPLYLAHPALGPLSKSMAANPAAMQTHPIGNGAFKMAADRSSDSIMLQRYDDHAGSTALLERIQVRLVADGDQGWRDFLAGRTDVAEVPAEAIAGSQARAGRSGFGPFWAALYYGMNLKNPNFAKAEVRKALSLAIDRKQIAEVVYGGTKEEASGIIPRGIRGFSDDACADCVRDTERARSLIAAAFGGRPPEMIIDHLNASPSAEVAQAIAGDLQEVGLKVALRAHNSTDYLKLLQAGGHQIAELGWLAEVPSPDGFLAQQLRTGSPNNHTGFADGTFDTYIDRARAAANETDRLVAYSAAEKRAFELMPMIPIVFFRNHVGVASRVRGLRIDGAGIFDATGIWIAAS